Proteins from a single region of Hydra vulgaris chromosome 12, alternate assembly HydraT2T_AEP:
- the LOC101238060 gene encoding histone-lysine N-methyltransferase SETD7 isoform X5, with the protein MEGMFKDDCLNGVGVYTYDDGSTMVGTYSDGMLHGSCEEFNVSGQLTFKGNYLNNMRIGVCQFFLEFGGTLFGRVNKLGKLSGKNTVYAYPDNKTFLKGQFEDGELVCAYPAVYSGVGDKFNPFSYKTIRGEKITKDVSTSFIISKSPLDEDIFESSRVEVKQSSNKNAGEGLFSCVHAQPGEVMSFYNGVRLTHKEVDERDWLYNDNTISLDEEVVIDVPKPWSDLKFYKASLGHKANHSFKPNCMYDRFNHPRFGKIKCIRTISFVQPGDELFVEYGYDHLKLDTDAPLWYQKALVEHLNNKDKKV; encoded by the exons ATGGAag gaatgtttaaagatgattGTTTAAATGGAGTTGGTGTGTACACTTATGATGATGGATCTACCATGG TGGGTACTTATTCAGATGGGATGTTGCATGGAAGTTGTGAAGAGTTTA ATGTATCTGGTCAGTTAACATTTAAAGGAAATTATCTTAACAATATGCGTATAGGAgtttgtcagttttttttagag tttggTGGAACATTATTTGGAAGAGTTAACAAGTTAGGAAAATTAAGCGGCAAAAACACTGTGTATGCTTATCCagacaataaaacatttttaaagggTCAGTTTGag GATGGAGAATTAGTTTGTGCTTATCCTGCAGTTTATAGTGGTGTAGGAGATAAATTTAATCCATTTTCATACAAGACAATTAGAG gtgaaaaaattacaaaggaTGTATCTACtagttttattatatcaaaaagtcCTCTGGATGAAGACATTTTTGAAAGTTCAAg AGTTGAAGTAAAACAATCTTCTAATAAAAATGCTGGAGAGGGACTATTTTCCTGTGTTCATGCCCAACCTGGA gAAGTTATGTCTTTTTACAATGGTGTGAGGCTTACTCACAAGGAG GTTGATGAACGAGATTGGTTATACAATGACAATACAATTTCTTTGGATGAAGAG GTTGTTATTGATGTACCAAAACCTTGGagtgatttgaaattttataaagcaTCCCTTGGACATAAAGCCAACCACTCTTTTAAACCTAATTGTATGTATGACAG ATTCAATCATCCGAGGTTCGGAAAAATTAAGTGTATTCGTACAATATCTTTTGTTCAACCAGGAGATGAATTATTTGTGGAGTATGGTTACGACCACCTAAAACTTGATACAGATGCACCTCTTTGGTATCAAAAGGCTTTAGTTGagcatttaaataataaagataagaaggtttaa